Proteins from a single region of Rhinatrema bivittatum chromosome 13, aRhiBiv1.1, whole genome shotgun sequence:
- the SELENOH gene encoding selenoprotein H isoform X1 — MAPKGRKRKAVDSESRAGQTDVPNGGIEEKALKKGRVLGESSAARIIIEHCKSURVYGRNADALSQALREDFPDLQVEVNPDKPRRNSFEVTLVKEDGSSVELWTGIKKGPPRKLKFPEPVKIVHILREAM; from the exons ATGGCTCCaaaaggcaggaagaggaaagcGGTTGATTCTGAGTCAAGAGCCGGACAAACGGATGTACCAAACGGTGGTATCGAGGAGAAAGCACTGAAGAAAGGCCGAGTGCTTGGCGAGAGCTCGGCTGCACGCATCATCATTGAGCACTG TAAAAGCTGACGCGTTTATGGGCGCAATGCTGACGCATTAAGTCAGGCACTGCGTGAAGACTTCCCTGACCTGCAGGTGGAGGTAAATCCAGACAAGCCGAGAAGAAATAGTTTTGAGGTGACCCTGGTAAAGGAGGACGGAAGCT CAGTGGAACTGTGGACAGGTATTAAGAAGGGGCCACCACGCAAGCTGAAGTTTCCAGAGCCCGTTAAGATTGTCCATATTTTAAGAGAGGCTATGTAA
- the SELENOH gene encoding selenoprotein H isoform X2 — MAPKGRKRKAVDSESRAGQTDVPNGGIEEKALKKGRVLGESSAARIIIEHCKSURVYGRNADALSQALREDFPDLQVEVNPDKPRRNSFEVTLVKEDGSCKCILCSSAYSSGTVDRY, encoded by the exons ATGGCTCCaaaaggcaggaagaggaaagcGGTTGATTCTGAGTCAAGAGCCGGACAAACGGATGTACCAAACGGTGGTATCGAGGAGAAAGCACTGAAGAAAGGCCGAGTGCTTGGCGAGAGCTCGGCTGCACGCATCATCATTGAGCACTG TAAAAGCTGACGCGTTTATGGGCGCAATGCTGACGCATTAAGTCAGGCACTGCGTGAAGACTTCCCTGACCTGCAGGTGGAGGTAAATCCAGACAAGCCGAGAAGAAATAGTTTTGAGGTGACCCTGGTAAAGGAGGACGGAAGCTGTAAGTGTATTCTGTGCAGCAGCGCGTACAG CAGTGGAACTGTGGACAGGTATTAA